In a single window of the Helicobacter felis ATCC 49179 genome:
- a CDS encoding short-chain fatty acid transporter produces MLRAFTRLCVSLASRWLPDSFVLVVILTFMVFVAVWIFTGQSSLQIVQNWGHGAWKLLAFSMQMALVLVLGQVLAQARAISWGLQKLAQIPKSPFGAIVLVSALSMVASLINWGFGLVVSAIFAKEMAKKVRGVDYRLLIASAYSGFVVWHGGLSGSIPLTLASGGEALSKSTAGILHESIPASATIFAPFNLMIVGIILCGLPFLLAFVHPKNQDTIEVDPKLLEDAPQVPIEKPSTLAGHLEQSKFLSALLALLGFSYIVAHFVQGGGLSLNILNMIFLFAGLLLHKTPIAYIRAANEATKNATGILIQFPFYAGIMGMMVGSAGGGASLAGLLSEFFIKIATPHTFALFTFWSAGLLNIFVPSGGGQWAVQAPIMIPAGLELGIKPAVTAMAIAWGDAWTNMIQPFWALPALAIAGLGAKDIMGYCVITLLFTGLVIGVVFLVI; encoded by the coding sequence ATGTTACGGGCTTTTACGCGTCTGTGTGTGTCTTTGGCCTCTCGTTGGTTGCCCGATTCCTTTGTCTTGGTGGTGATTTTAACTTTTATGGTGTTTGTAGCGGTGTGGATTTTTACAGGCCAATCCAGTCTGCAGATTGTGCAAAACTGGGGTCATGGAGCGTGGAAGTTACTCGCCTTTTCTATGCAAATGGCTTTAGTGCTTGTCTTAGGGCAGGTGCTAGCACAGGCAAGAGCGATCTCTTGGGGTTTGCAAAAATTAGCCCAAATCCCTAAAAGTCCTTTTGGGGCTATTGTTTTGGTGAGCGCGCTTAGTATGGTGGCTAGCTTAATTAACTGGGGTTTTGGACTGGTGGTATCAGCTATTTTTGCTAAAGAGATGGCTAAAAAGGTGCGGGGTGTGGATTACCGCCTCTTGATTGCAAGCGCATATTCAGGCTTTGTAGTGTGGCATGGCGGGCTTTCTGGCTCAATCCCCTTAACTTTAGCTAGCGGTGGAGAAGCCTTGAGCAAAAGTACAGCGGGCATTTTGCATGAGAGTATCCCCGCTTCTGCGACTATTTTTGCCCCCTTTAACTTAATGATTGTGGGGATTATTCTTTGTGGTCTGCCTTTTTTATTGGCTTTTGTCCATCCCAAAAATCAAGACACCATAGAAGTTGATCCCAAACTTTTAGAAGACGCACCCCAAGTCCCTATAGAGAAACCCTCCACCCTAGCCGGCCACTTAGAACAAAGTAAGTTTTTGAGTGCCCTACTAGCTTTGTTAGGCTTTAGCTACATTGTGGCGCATTTTGTGCAAGGTGGGGGATTGAGTTTAAATATCCTCAATATGATCTTTCTTTTTGCTGGGCTCTTGTTGCATAAAACCCCCATCGCCTATATCCGCGCTGCTAATGAGGCAACCAAAAACGCCACGGGGATTTTGATCCAATTCCCCTTTTACGCGGGGATTATGGGCATGATGGTGGGTAGTGCTGGGGGTGGGGCGAGTTTGGCGGGGTTGCTCTCTGAGTTTTTTATCAAGATTGCTACACCGCATACCTTTGCCCTATTCACTTTTTGGAGCGCGGGTCTTCTCAATATCTTTGTGCCCTCAGGAGGCGGGCAATGGGCAGTGCAAGCCCCCATTATGATCCCCGCAGGTTTAGAATTGGGAATTAAGCCTGCTGTTACGGCTATGGCTATCGCTTGGGGGGACGCTTGGACGAATATGATCCAACCCTTTTGGGCCCTGCCAGCTTTGGCCATTGCCGGACTTGGAGCTAAGGACATCATGGGTTATTGTGTGATCACTTTATTATTTACAGGTTTGGTCATTGGAGTTGTGTTTTTGGTGATCTAG
- a CDS encoding menaquinone biosynthesis family protein, translating to MLSIAHSPDADDIFMFYAIAFGWVDLPKPFSHHALDIETLNTQALQGVHDISAISFALYPLIADQYALLRCAASFGEGYGPKLIRKASTKLKKNFKVALSGRYTTNALLFRLYYPHARVVYKNFLEIEGAVLSGEVDAGVLIHESILDFHPDLVVEKEIWEVWCELSQSELPLPLGGMVLRRSIPLLQAITLEKKLTKAIDLALAHSELLSSMLLERGLVRVQKQNLATYLNLYANASRLSEIQIQGLNALFTLGFKHGLYPAPLRTQDHLIPERYLSLRFS from the coding sequence ATGTTAAGCATCGCCCATAGCCCAGATGCGGATGATATTTTTATGTTCTATGCGATCGCCTTTGGCTGGGTGGATTTGCCAAAACCCTTCAGCCACCACGCCCTAGACATTGAAACCCTCAACACCCAAGCCCTACAAGGCGTGCATGACATCAGCGCGATCTCCTTTGCCCTCTACCCCCTCATCGCCGATCAATACGCCCTCCTGCGCTGTGCGGCTAGCTTTGGAGAAGGGTATGGGCCTAAGCTTATCCGTAAAGCTTCTACAAAGCTTAAAAAGAATTTTAAAGTCGCTCTAAGTGGGCGTTACACCACTAATGCTCTACTCTTTAGGCTTTACTACCCCCATGCGCGCGTGGTGTATAAGAACTTCTTAGAAATTGAAGGGGCGGTATTGAGTGGGGAGGTAGATGCGGGGGTGCTCATCCATGAGAGTATTTTAGATTTTCATCCCGATCTAGTGGTGGAAAAAGAGATTTGGGAGGTGTGGTGTGAGCTCTCCCAATCGGAATTGCCACTACCCTTGGGCGGTATGGTGCTGCGCCGTTCCATTCCGCTCCTGCAAGCCATCACTTTAGAGAAGAAATTAACTAAAGCCATCGACTTAGCCCTAGCCCACTCGGAGTTACTCTCTTCCATGCTCTTAGAACGGGGTCTTGTGCGTGTGCAAAAGCAAAATCTAGCTACCTATTTAAATCTCTATGCGAATGCAAGTCGCTTGAGTGAGATACAAATTCAAGGGCTCAACGCCCTTTTTACCTTGGGCTTTAAACATGGTCTTTACCCCGCCCCTCTGCGCACACAAGATCACCTCATCCCTGAGCGCTACCTTAGCCTAAGGTTTTCTTAA
- a CDS encoding alpha/beta fold hydrolase: protein MVSARFSSDHPSYLDLYFDHYVPDRPKGVGVVIATGMVEHRKHYTWLASRMCVCGYDVFVFDHRGHGQSVLEDSSEIAWGEMGENGFEHAVLDLAKFIRVVRGICKGYKLVVLGHSMGSLLARRLIQHGYTSLDALILTGTPSPFRGLKWCARLARGLSTLHCSPRWNLSVLFSLHPRVRAFGFRGAWLCKDPKALKRYHADKASRFTFSMNSFACLLEGAHLVFSAHAYGDKNLPILLMSGLEDVCGGFGVGVIKAYNALRAQGFKQVSLQLLEQGRHKIFEEPEKEAILQILLAWLEQRGL from the coding sequence ATGGTTAGCGCGCGTTTTAGCTCAGATCACCCCAGTTATTTAGATTTATATTTCGATCACTATGTGCCCGATCGCCCTAAAGGCGTGGGGGTGGTGATTGCTACGGGCATGGTAGAACACCGCAAACACTACACATGGCTAGCTTCGCGTATGTGTGTATGCGGTTATGATGTCTTTGTATTCGATCACCGCGGGCATGGGCAAAGCGTGTTAGAGGATAGCTCTGAAATTGCTTGGGGAGAAATGGGAGAAAATGGTTTTGAGCATGCCGTATTGGACTTAGCGAAGTTTATCCGTGTGGTGCGCGGGATTTGCAAGGGATATAAGTTAGTGGTATTAGGGCATAGCATGGGCTCACTACTAGCGCGCCGTTTAATCCAACATGGTTACACCTCCCTAGACGCGCTCATTCTCACGGGCACACCCAGCCCCTTTAGGGGCTTAAAATGGTGTGCGCGCCTTGCTAGAGGGCTAAGCACTCTGCATTGCTCGCCTCGATGGAATTTGAGCGTGCTTTTTAGCTTGCATCCGCGCGTGCGCGCCTTTGGATTTAGGGGCGCGTGGCTGTGCAAAGACCCCAAAGCCCTTAAACGCTACCACGCGGACAAGGCAAGCCGTTTTACTTTCAGCATGAACAGCTTCGCCTGCCTGCTGGAGGGAGCGCATTTAGTCTTTAGCGCGCATGCTTATGGGGATAAAAACCTGCCTATTTTGCTGATGAGTGGTTTAGAAGATGTGTGTGGGGGTTTTGGAGTGGGGGTGATCAAGGCTTATAATGCCCTGCGCGCGCAAGGGTTTAAACAGGTATCCTTACAACTCTTAGAGCAAGGACGGCATAAAATCTTTGAAGAACCCGAAAAAGAAGCGATCTTACAGATTTTGTTAGCTTGGCTGGAGCAACGCGGCCTTTAA
- the flhB gene encoding flagellar biosynthesis protein FlhB, whose product MAEEEKTELPSAKKIEKAREEGNVAKSLEVVGFLGLVAGFGGVMAFFSMWLDHFESIFRQSLRWIALDFTPHNLHLLSLQLLKDVAWVLLPFLFLMFVVAFLANVVQFGLLFSPKAIVPKFSKINPINGLKNLFSLKKLLDGLLITAKVCIAFVLGFVVVSLFIGELAKIARVEIRDQALWFEHKALILIASLLFLFLVASLLDFLLKRRQYINSLKMTKQEVKDEYKQQEGNPEIKAKIKQLMLKNSMSKMMAAIPSANVVVTNPTHYAVALRFEEKDVAPVVVAKGIEHLAIRIKAIAREHEIEIIENPKLARELYKEVDVDEVIPKMLFEAVAIVFAQVAHIEQMKNKR is encoded by the coding sequence ATGGCTGAAGAAGAAAAGACCGAACTCCCCTCGGCTAAGAAGATCGAGAAAGCGCGCGAAGAGGGTAATGTCGCTAAAAGTTTAGAGGTGGTGGGGTTTTTGGGGCTGGTGGCAGGCTTTGGGGGGGTGATGGCTTTTTTTAGCATGTGGTTAGACCATTTTGAAAGCATTTTTAGGCAGAGTTTGCGCTGGATCGCCCTAGATTTCACGCCCCATAATCTCCACTTGCTCTCTTTACAATTACTTAAAGATGTGGCTTGGGTGCTCTTGCCTTTTTTATTTCTCATGTTTGTGGTGGCGTTTTTGGCTAATGTGGTGCAATTTGGCTTGCTTTTCAGCCCGAAAGCGATTGTGCCCAAATTTTCTAAAATCAACCCCATCAATGGGCTTAAAAATCTCTTCTCTCTTAAAAAGCTCTTAGATGGATTGCTCATCACGGCGAAGGTGTGTATCGCCTTTGTCTTGGGCTTTGTGGTGGTGAGTTTGTTTATCGGGGAGTTAGCTAAAATCGCGCGTGTTGAGATTAGAGATCAGGCGTTGTGGTTTGAACACAAGGCGTTAATCCTCATCGCAAGCTTGTTATTTCTCTTTTTGGTAGCCTCCTTGTTAGATTTTCTACTCAAACGCCGTCAATACATCAATTCGCTTAAAATGACCAAGCAAGAAGTCAAGGACGAATACAAACAACAAGAGGGTAACCCCGAGATCAAAGCCAAGATCAAGCAACTCATGCTCAAAAACTCCATGAGTAAGATGATGGCGGCCATCCCTAGTGCGAATGTGGTCGTTACAAACCCTACCCACTATGCCGTTGCGTTACGCTTTGAAGAAAAGGATGTCGCCCCTGTGGTGGTGGCTAAGGGGATTGAACATTTGGCGATCCGCATTAAGGCGATCGCCAGAGAACACGAGATTGAGATCATCGAAAACCCCAAGCTAGCGCGCGAGCTGTATAAAGAGGTGGATGTGGATGAGGTGATTCCTAAAATGCTCTTTGAAGCAGTGGCGATCGTCTTTGCCCAAGTGGCGCATATCGAGCAGATGAAAAACAAGCGTTAA
- a CDS encoding NTP transferase domain-containing protein, whose amino-acid sequence MLFSNPLSKIKIPCVILTGGKSARMRVKGQQCDKALLPFGNYPSLLAYQHAKMNALFERVYISCKKSYDLKAHASYILDCRSDFSPLLGIVRALYALRQTIFVIPIDMPLVSAQSILTLCNHAQEAGVVYAKSSECFYLLGCWQMGMADALEDTLESNGSVSSLLEGGLAIEVQEGPEFSNCNTYRAYQHVLKILNG is encoded by the coding sequence ATGCTATTTTCAAATCCTTTATCAAAAATAAAAATCCCCTGTGTGATCTTAACTGGGGGCAAGAGTGCGCGTATGCGCGTGAAAGGGCAACAATGTGATAAGGCGTTGTTACCCTTTGGCAATTATCCTAGCCTCCTAGCTTACCAGCACGCTAAAATGAACGCGCTTTTTGAGCGGGTCTATATCAGTTGCAAAAAATCCTATGACTTAAAAGCGCATGCCTCCTATATTTTGGACTGCCGATCCGATTTTAGCCCCCTACTGGGCATCGTGCGCGCCCTCTATGCCCTCCGACAAACGATTTTTGTGATCCCCATAGATATGCCTCTAGTGTCTGCCCAGAGTATTTTAACACTCTGTAACCACGCCCAAGAGGCGGGGGTGGTGTATGCTAAGAGTTCCGAGTGTTTTTACTTGCTAGGGTGCTGGCAGATGGGCATGGCAGATGCCCTAGAGGACACTTTAGAGAGTAATGGTTCTGTTAGTTCTCTTTTGGAGGGAGGTTTGGCAATAGAGGTACAGGAGGGCCCGGAGTTTAGTAATTGCAACACCTACAGGGCATACCAACACGTGTTGAAAATTTTAAATGGCTGA
- a CDS encoding glycosyltransferase family 4 protein, with the protein MKKIVVNASILLSDLTGIGFYTLTFIQALEKHFADRNDVELKLVADGVLYDNLSALQNRPHSNPHTGGFSFHKCLKYAQYVLTQPLYSYLKYKYIFPYLERRKYQHLPTFDLYIEPNFIAMPIRAKKTLGCIHDLPPCDKKGWVLSKDDERCWDLYVLPKMRCYDVAICFCQVVKKDILKTFKWSESRVHVIYHGLREYLDAPMEDLPSCLSQDFILVVGAKARRRNVHKLIEAFKLLPIPMQQRYQIVLTGAPNNLTDEDEEAYKQPFITNLHYVSDTILRTLYAHAKLLWWGSLAEGFGLPMLEAMQAGCVILASDVSCMPEILGDAGVYCNPYNAQDIAQAMQRALNDENLRQTCIARGFQRVRDFNVETSMQEHMKVVEKMLRE; encoded by the coding sequence ATGAAAAAGATTGTTGTAAACGCTTCGATTTTGTTGAGCGATCTGACCGGAATTGGGTTTTATACCCTAACTTTCATTCAGGCTTTGGAAAAACATTTCGCAGATCGCAATGATGTAGAACTCAAGCTTGTAGCCGATGGGGTTCTTTATGATAATCTGAGTGCCTTACAAAACCGCCCCCATTCTAACCCACATACCGGTGGTTTTTCTTTTCATAAATGCTTAAAATATGCCCAATATGTTCTCACTCAACCCCTTTATTCTTATCTCAAGTACAAATATATTTTCCCCTATTTAGAGAGGCGCAAATACCAACATTTACCCACTTTTGATCTCTACATTGAGCCTAATTTTATAGCTATGCCCATTCGAGCTAAAAAAACTCTAGGGTGTATCCACGATCTACCCCCTTGCGATAAAAAAGGATGGGTGCTCTCTAAGGATGACGAGCGGTGTTGGGATCTTTATGTGTTGCCTAAAATGCGCTGTTATGATGTGGCCATTTGTTTTTGTCAAGTTGTGAAAAAAGATATTTTAAAAACATTTAAATGGTCAGAATCTAGGGTGCATGTTATCTATCATGGATTACGGGAATATTTAGATGCTCCTATGGAGGATTTGCCCTCTTGTTTATCTCAAGATTTTATTTTGGTCGTGGGAGCTAAGGCTAGACGGCGCAATGTGCATAAACTCATAGAAGCCTTTAAATTGTTGCCTATACCTATGCAACAACGCTATCAAATTGTCCTTACAGGCGCGCCTAACAATTTAACGGACGAGGACGAAGAAGCTTACAAACAGCCTTTTATCACAAATTTACATTATGTTTCTGATACCATACTAAGGACCCTTTACGCCCATGCTAAATTGCTATGGTGGGGAAGTTTGGCTGAAGGATTTGGGTTGCCCATGCTAGAAGCAATGCAGGCTGGTTGTGTGATTTTAGCTAGCGATGTCTCATGCATGCCCGAAATTCTAGGCGATGCGGGGGTGTATTGCAATCCTTATAATGCCCAAGACATTGCCCAAGCCATGCAACGAGCCCTCAATGATGAAAATTTGCGCCAAACCTGCATTGCAAGGGGATTTCAGAGAGTGAGAGACTTTAATGTTGAAACGAGTATGCAAGAACACATGAAAGTGGTCGAAAAAATGTTAAGGGAATAA
- the moaA gene encoding GTP 3',8-cyclase MoaA, protein MLIDGFGRQITYLRVSLTKQCNFRCAYCMPTTPLDFSPQEDLIPLDRMLGFLKVAMDEGIEKIRLTGGEPLLRKDLVPFIAQLHAYNPKVLLVLTTNAFLLEKHAHALRQAGLSRVNISLDSLKPERVLQISKKDALPAVLRGIEAALKAGLKLKFNMVVLKGINADEILDLLEFAQEKGAQIRYIEFMENTHANARLVGMGEAQILEAICQRYKIVGTPQKELGPAQIYTLENGYQFGIIAPHKEDFCKSCNRVRLSADGTLFPCLYYQDSVNAKEAILSAEHARMQSALRQAVANKPEKNLWSGSYQISERAFYQTGG, encoded by the coding sequence ATGCTAATTGATGGTTTTGGGCGGCAGATCACTTATCTTAGGGTTTCGCTCACCAAACAATGCAATTTTAGATGCGCTTATTGTATGCCCACCACCCCCCTAGACTTTAGCCCCCAAGAGGATTTGATCCCCCTAGATCGCATGTTGGGCTTCCTCAAAGTGGCTATGGATGAGGGCATTGAAAAAATCCGCCTGACAGGAGGCGAACCTCTCTTGCGCAAGGATTTAGTGCCCTTCATTGCCCAGTTGCACGCTTATAATCCTAAGGTTTTATTAGTGCTCACCACCAACGCGTTTTTGCTAGAAAAACACGCCCACGCGCTTAGGCAAGCGGGCTTGAGCCGCGTAAATATCTCCTTAGATTCTCTCAAACCTGAGCGTGTGTTGCAAATTTCTAAAAAAGATGCCTTGCCCGCAGTGCTTAGGGGCATTGAAGCCGCACTAAAGGCAGGTTTGAAACTCAAGTTTAACATGGTCGTGCTCAAAGGGATTAATGCGGACGAAATCCTAGACCTCTTAGAATTTGCCCAAGAAAAGGGCGCGCAAATCCGCTACATTGAGTTTATGGAAAACACCCATGCTAACGCGCGCTTGGTGGGGATGGGAGAGGCGCAGATTTTAGAGGCGATTTGTCAGCGTTATAAAATTGTAGGCACACCCCAAAAAGAACTAGGACCTGCCCAAATTTACACCCTAGAGAACGGCTACCAATTTGGAATCATCGCCCCGCATAAAGAGGATTTTTGCAAGAGCTGTAATCGCGTGCGTTTAAGCGCGGATGGGACACTCTTCCCCTGTCTTTATTACCAAGATAGCGTGAACGCCAAAGAGGCGATTTTAAGCGCAGAGCATGCACGCATGCAAAGCGCACTCAGGCAGGCAGTGGCCAATAAACCTGAAAAGAATCTTTGGAGCGGGAGCTATCAAATTTCTGAGCGCGCATTTTATCAAACTGGAGGCTAA
- the mqnE gene encoding aminofutalosine synthase MqnE yields MDLLTQALDSQDLDAESLARLYDYDLYTLGEAAHAIRTDYHQDQVFFNTNRHLNPSNICADSCKFCAFSASRKNPNPYEMGHEEILDQIENAYGAGVKEVHVVSAHNPNYTYEWYLELFRLIKARMPDLHLKAMTAAEVHFLSTKFNKPYQEVLEDMLEAGVDSMPGGGAEIFAEGVRKRICGGKVSSKRWLEIHQYWHSLGRMSNATMLFGHIESREDRLDHMLRLKAAQSPRALEKKGGFNAFIPLLYQRDNNFLKVSRSPSAVEILKTIAIARIVLQNIPHIKAYWATLGLNLALVAQEFGADDLDGTIGVEKIQSAGGAKSAQGVAKADLIAQIKDAQFQPVERDSLYNTLRVW; encoded by the coding sequence ATGGATTTACTCACACAGGCTTTAGATTCGCAGGATTTAGACGCAGAAAGTCTAGCTAGGCTTTATGACTACGATCTCTACACTCTGGGCGAGGCAGCGCATGCCATCCGCACGGATTACCACCAAGATCAAGTCTTTTTTAACACCAACCGCCACCTCAATCCTAGCAATATTTGCGCGGATAGCTGTAAATTCTGCGCCTTTTCTGCTAGCCGTAAAAACCCTAATCCCTATGAAATGGGGCATGAGGAAATCTTAGATCAGATTGAAAACGCCTATGGTGCCGGGGTTAAAGAAGTGCATGTAGTCAGCGCACATAACCCTAATTACACCTATGAATGGTATTTGGAGCTCTTTAGACTTATTAAGGCGCGCATGCCAGATTTGCACTTAAAGGCGATGACGGCCGCTGAGGTGCATTTTTTGAGCACCAAGTTTAACAAGCCCTACCAAGAGGTGCTAGAAGACATGCTAGAGGCAGGGGTAGATAGCATGCCCGGGGGCGGGGCGGAAATCTTTGCTGAGGGGGTTAGAAAGCGCATTTGTGGGGGCAAGGTGAGCTCGAAGCGTTGGCTAGAAATCCACCAGTATTGGCATTCTTTGGGCAGAATGAGCAATGCGACCATGCTGTTTGGGCATATTGAGAGTAGGGAGGATCGCCTCGATCACATGTTGCGCCTCAAAGCTGCGCAGAGCCCGCGTGCTTTGGAGAAAAAAGGGGGGTTTAACGCCTTTATCCCCCTGCTCTATCAAAGAGATAATAATTTCTTAAAAGTGTCTCGCAGTCCTAGCGCGGTGGAGATTTTAAAAACCATTGCCATCGCGCGCATTGTGTTGCAAAATATCCCCCATATTAAGGCTTATTGGGCGACTTTGGGGCTCAATTTGGCTTTAGTGGCTCAAGAGTTTGGCGCGGACGATTTAGATGGCACCATTGGGGTAGAAAAGATCCAATCTGCTGGGGGGGCTAAAAGTGCGCAGGGGGTCGCCAAAGCGGACTTGATCGCCCAGATCAAGGACGCACAATTCCAACCTGTGGAAAGGGATAGTCTTTATAACACTCTTAGGGTGTGGTGA
- a CDS encoding beta/alpha barrel domain-containing protein yields MPSTNAIDLNTLKSYIALKEQILPLDVLGRTLAYNPYAPRLELEYLKRPEHTPHSLLYLDAHTDLELLLHQLEQATHAHALVIDFTPLYDQDTPFLAMLDLLGYLRRLTQKPLIHQDFFITPYQLLESVVHGGDGVILKASLPNLKDLYHYATRLGLLAIVEVRTKEELKASILARAQALYLSANFENLLKLTPQNLIILKDHDPTCADNAYGVDALITTP; encoded by the coding sequence ATGCCATCGACAAATGCCATTGATTTAAATACGCTCAAATCTTATATTGCCCTCAAGGAGCAGATTCTACCTTTGGATGTTCTGGGGCGCACTTTGGCTTATAACCCCTATGCGCCTAGACTGGAGCTAGAATATCTCAAACGCCCTGAGCACACCCCTCACTCTCTTTTATACTTAGACGCACACACAGATTTAGAACTTCTTTTACACCAATTAGAGCAAGCCACACATGCCCACGCCCTGGTGATAGACTTCACACCTCTCTACGATCAAGACACGCCTTTTTTAGCAATGTTAGACTTACTAGGCTATCTGCGCCGTCTCACTCAAAAACCTCTTATCCATCAGGATTTTTTTATCACACCCTACCAACTCTTGGAGAGTGTGGTGCATGGGGGAGATGGAGTGATTTTAAAGGCTTCTCTGCCTAATCTTAAAGATCTATACCACTATGCAACCCGATTAGGCTTGCTTGCCATTGTTGAGGTGCGCACTAAAGAGGAATTAAAAGCAAGTATTTTGGCCCGCGCACAAGCTCTCTATTTGAGCGCAAACTTTGAAAACCTACTCAAACTCACCCCCCAAAACCTCATCATTCTTAAAGATCACGACCCCACCTGTGCAGATAATGCCTATGGTGTGGACGCGCTCATCACCACACCCTAA
- a CDS encoding tetratricopeptide repeat protein: MKQRMHGWKKLVWAGMLGGLLIAHGLTEDEQILITSDAFHRGDFATAKKGYLDLYKETNNILYAKEAAISAASLGDINTAVKLAMLYKKITKDDSDISINKILVDGYIKTGQTDKAIALLEEIRREDKSLMLDHVLGSLYLSQKRYDKAFSLLSKLYNQTHNEDSLEKLVTIYFMQNSHQEAISLLSSHIKNYGCSPDLCQRAYNTFIQLRELERAKDVFGTLYEKNPVVQNAQIYIGVLILLKEFEKAQEIAEHYPFDRRLLLDLYTAQKKFALAAKQAGLIYKEKKDPNFLALEAVYTYEHLNATHHPITKVEAISITKKLERAINERTQKLQKNKGGLNPQDAFFYNFLGYSLIDYNLNVKKGISYVKTALQIEPDSIFYLDSLAWGYYKLGQCAQAKEVLAKIDSNAVKTQPELQAHAHAIDKCH; encoded by the coding sequence ATGAAGCAAAGAATGCATGGTTGGAAAAAGTTAGTGTGGGCGGGGATGTTAGGGGGTTTGCTCATAGCGCATGGATTAACAGAAGATGAGCAAATTCTCATCACTTCAGACGCGTTCCATAGAGGGGATTTTGCGACAGCCAAAAAAGGTTATTTGGATCTCTACAAGGAAACTAATAATATTCTCTACGCTAAAGAGGCGGCCATTTCGGCAGCAAGTTTGGGAGATATCAACACTGCGGTTAAATTGGCCATGCTCTATAAAAAAATCACTAAGGATGATTCAGATATTTCCATTAATAAAATCTTGGTAGATGGCTATATTAAAACTGGGCAAACAGATAAAGCGATCGCCCTGTTAGAAGAGATCCGCCGTGAGGATAAATCCTTAATGCTAGATCATGTCCTAGGTTCTTTGTATCTTAGTCAAAAACGCTATGACAAAGCCTTTTCTCTACTGAGCAAACTCTATAACCAAACCCACAACGAGGATAGTTTAGAGAAATTGGTAACCATTTATTTTATGCAAAATAGCCACCAAGAGGCTATCAGTCTATTGAGTTCGCACATTAAAAATTATGGTTGCTCGCCCGATCTCTGCCAACGGGCTTATAATACTTTTATCCAACTTCGCGAGCTTGAAAGAGCCAAAGATGTTTTTGGCACTCTGTATGAAAAAAACCCCGTAGTCCAAAATGCTCAAATCTATATTGGGGTTTTGATCCTTCTTAAAGAATTTGAAAAGGCCCAAGAGATTGCCGAGCATTACCCCTTTGATCGCCGACTTCTCCTAGACCTTTACACGGCTCAAAAAAAATTTGCTCTAGCGGCCAAACAAGCAGGCCTAATTTACAAAGAGAAAAAAGATCCTAATTTTCTAGCCTTAGAGGCTGTTTACACCTACGAACATCTCAATGCTACCCATCATCCCATCACCAAAGTTGAGGCAATCTCTATCACTAAGAAACTTGAACGAGCTATCAACGAGCGCACGCAAAAATTGCAGAAAAATAAGGGAGGCTTGAATCCTCAAGATGCCTTTTTTTATAATTTTTTAGGCTATTCCCTCATTGACTATAATCTCAATGTTAAAAAGGGAATTTCCTATGTCAAAACCGCCTTGCAAATCGAACCCGATTCGATTTTCTATTTAGATTCTTTGGCTTGGGGTTACTACAAACTTGGTCAATGCGCACAGGCTAAAGAAGTGTTAGCAAAGATCGACTCCAATGCAGTTAAAACTCAGCCTGAATTACAAGCCCACGCTCATGCCATCGACAAATGCCATTGA
- a CDS encoding YkgJ family cysteine cluster protein, whose amino-acid sequence MKSIRFNAQACASCGARCCLGEGYVFVKRGEIEQIAEFLGMSLEDFATQYLRRVEGAYSLLESSEVHKACVFLDVESSHCRIYPVRPKQCRTYPFWEWLEEGDLAHCPGVEFIKER is encoded by the coding sequence ATGAAATCTATCCGTTTTAATGCTCAGGCCTGCGCCTCTTGTGGGGCTCGTTGTTGTTTGGGAGAAGGCTATGTTTTTGTCAAAAGAGGGGAAATAGAACAGATCGCTGAGTTTCTAGGGATGTCCTTAGAAGATTTTGCAACCCAATACCTGCGGCGTGTGGAGGGGGCTTATAGTTTGTTAGAAAGCTCAGAGGTGCATAAAGCTTGCGTGTTTTTAGATGTGGAAAGTAGTCATTGCCGTATTTATCCTGTGCGCCCCAAACAATGCCGCACTTATCCTTTTTGGGAATGGCTAGAAGAGGGTGATCTTGCCCATTGTCCCGGAGTGGAATTTATCAAGGAGAGATGA